Proteins co-encoded in one Nitrospiria bacterium genomic window:
- a CDS encoding O-antigen ligase family protein translates to MTKLGIEPFLYALVLSLPLSIAAVHVCLGILILLWGYQYAIKREPWVHTSLDRPILIYLSAVLAAALFGVNPGRSILHILALWHIVLYLYVVKWVPDQTLARRLIWTLFGSAALNGIYGIAQHVGGGLDLFRFGGAERIFKIDGQVRASGVFDHYMTFSGQMLLLGLLGTGLLLFWARGRTRWILAGAVLVFFCAVWSSFTRNAWVGLGAGFFAIALFKERRTMIVLVAGLLLTVVLLSVADRGFRTRAVSTVKIHEGSTVERFEIWRATLEMIKDHSLLGVGIGNFTTVFDRYRDRTGAGAHSHAHNTLLQITAESGLIGLAAYLYLWYAFFRMMIRRAMTSADPFVRGVTIGAIGALVGFHVAGLFEYNLGDSEVDAMMWFVVGLGMMAQNMGLQEAAAFDKSVVSKAALA, encoded by the coding sequence GTGACTAAATTGGGAATCGAGCCGTTTCTATACGCCCTGGTGTTGAGCCTTCCTCTTTCCATCGCGGCCGTCCATGTTTGTCTGGGAATCCTGATCCTCCTGTGGGGCTATCAATATGCAATAAAGAGAGAGCCGTGGGTCCATACTTCCCTGGATCGCCCCATCCTGATTTATCTATCCGCGGTGCTGGCCGCCGCCCTCTTCGGCGTGAACCCCGGCCGGAGCATCCTTCATATTTTGGCGCTTTGGCATATCGTACTTTATCTCTATGTCGTGAAATGGGTGCCCGATCAAACTCTGGCGCGTCGTCTGATCTGGACCCTTTTCGGATCCGCCGCACTGAACGGAATTTACGGCATCGCGCAGCACGTCGGCGGCGGGCTCGATCTTTTCCGGTTCGGCGGCGCCGAACGGATTTTTAAGATTGACGGCCAGGTGCGGGCATCGGGAGTCTTCGACCATTACATGACGTTCTCCGGCCAGATGCTTTTGTTGGGGCTGTTGGGGACGGGTCTTCTCCTGTTTTGGGCCCGGGGGCGGACCCGTTGGATTCTGGCCGGCGCGGTGCTCGTCTTTTTTTGCGCGGTCTGGTCTTCGTTTACCCGCAACGCCTGGGTTGGGCTCGGGGCCGGATTTTTTGCGATTGCGCTGTTCAAAGAGAGAAGGACCATGATCGTTCTCGTAGCCGGCCTTCTTCTGACCGTTGTTCTCTTGTCCGTGGCCGATCGGGGATTTCGGACACGGGCCGTCAGTACGGTGAAGATTCATGAAGGCAGCACGGTGGAACGGTTTGAAATCTGGCGTGCGACGCTCGAGATGATAAAAGATCACAGCCTGCTCGGGGTCGGCATCGGCAACTTCACGACGGTTTTTGATCGGTATCGCGATCGCACCGGCGCTGGGGCGCATTCCCACGCCCATAACACGTTGCTTCAGATCACGGCTGAAAGCGGATTGATCGGACTCGCGGCCTATCTTTATTTGTGGTATGCGTTCTTCCGCATGATGATCCGGCGGGCGATGACGTCCGCCGATCCTTTTGTCCGCGGTGTGACCATCGGGGCGATCGGGGCGCTTGTGGGCTTCCATGTCGCCGGTCTGTTTGAATACAACTTGGGGGACAGCGAAGTGGATGCGATGATGTGGTTTGTTGTGGGATTGGGCATGATGGCGCAGAACATGGGCCTCCAAGAAGCCGCGGCCTTTGATAAGTCCGTCGTTTCCAAGGCCGCCTTGGCTTAA
- a CDS encoding undecaprenyl-phosphate glucose phosphotransferase, which produces MLRKYSEFFKALLFIVDLALISGAWWGAYAFRFYADQIPVTKGRPSFEPYLALLPAILIVWGFVFKAFDLYRPRRMSSHLAEIWDITKACSFAVLVVVTLSFFLRQFEYSRLVFLLFWGFSIVLVTLSRWSFRELLRFFRRRGRNLRYALIVGAGPLAQELAGKLRRHRELGIEIIGYLTRKDEKVGRELRGIKVLGTYEELPAILRDRTVDHIFVALPHDAYTHAEKILRFLQGQTMDVRIVPDLLQFMTVRGQAELFDGLPLVTLQATPLYGWNQVLKRATDILFSLTILTLLSPLMLVLVALVKLTSPGPILYCQKRMGYDGRLFEILKFRSMRVDAEKETGAVWTGADDPRRTPVGRWLRWTGLDELPQFFNVLRGEMSIVGPRPERPEFVEKFKTAIPRYMLRHKIKAGITGWAQVNGWRGNTSLEERIKCDLEYIEKWSLGLDLKIMWLTLWKGLINKNAY; this is translated from the coding sequence ATGCTTAGAAAGTACAGCGAGTTTTTTAAAGCCCTCCTTTTCATAGTTGATCTGGCCCTGATCTCGGGCGCATGGTGGGGGGCCTATGCCTTCCGTTTTTATGCGGATCAAATTCCGGTTACGAAAGGCCGGCCGTCTTTTGAGCCTTACCTGGCCCTCTTGCCGGCGATACTAATCGTCTGGGGCTTTGTCTTCAAGGCCTTTGACCTGTATCGGCCCCGCCGAATGTCTTCTCACCTGGCCGAGATCTGGGACATCACCAAGGCCTGCAGCTTCGCCGTACTGGTCGTCGTTACATTGAGTTTTTTCTTAAGACAGTTTGAGTATTCCCGGCTGGTTTTTTTGTTGTTCTGGGGATTTAGCATTGTGTTGGTGACCCTCAGCCGCTGGAGCTTCCGCGAGCTTCTCCGCTTTTTCCGCAGGAGGGGACGCAATCTGCGATACGCCCTCATTGTAGGCGCCGGACCGCTGGCTCAGGAACTCGCCGGCAAGCTTCGTCGTCATCGCGAACTGGGAATCGAGATCATCGGTTATCTGACACGGAAGGATGAAAAAGTCGGCCGGGAGCTGCGGGGAATCAAGGTTCTGGGCACCTATGAGGAATTACCTGCGATCCTGCGGGACCGAACGGTCGACCATATCTTTGTAGCGCTTCCACACGATGCGTATACTCATGCCGAAAAGATTCTCCGTTTTCTTCAAGGCCAGACCATGGATGTCCGAATCGTTCCGGATCTCCTCCAGTTCATGACGGTTCGGGGGCAGGCCGAGTTGTTCGACGGTCTTCCCTTGGTCACGCTTCAGGCGACCCCCCTGTACGGTTGGAACCAGGTCTTGAAAAGGGCGACCGACATTCTGTTTTCTCTCACCATCCTGACGTTGTTGTCGCCTTTGATGCTGGTCCTCGTGGCGCTCGTTAAGCTGACATCACCCGGTCCGATTTTATATTGCCAGAAACGGATGGGGTATGACGGCCGGCTCTTTGAAATCCTGAAATTCCGCTCAATGCGCGTGGATGCGGAAAAGGAAACCGGCGCGGTCTGGACCGGCGCGGACGATCCAAGGCGTACCCCGGTGGGAAGGTGGCTCCGCTGGACGGGTCTGGATGAGTTGCCCCAGTTTTTCAATGTGCTCAGGGGGGAGATGAGCATCGTAGGGCCGAGGCCGGAGCGTCCGGAGTTTGTGGAGAAGTTCAAAACGGCGATTCCCCGGTATATGTTGAGGCATAAAATCAAGGCCGGAATAACCGGATGGGCCCAGGTGAACGGCTGGCGCGGGAACACGTCCCTGGAAGAACGGATAAAATGTGATCTCGAGTATATCGAGAAATGGTCGCTCGGACTTGACCTCAAAATCATGTGGCTGACGCTCTGGAAAGGTCTCATCAACAAAAACGCCTACTGA
- a CDS encoding GDP-L-fucose synthase has protein sequence MGFWENKKIIVTGGAGFLGSRIVEKLAGRGCRKVFVPRSADCDLVQPENVRRLYREADPNMVIHLAAKVGGIGANQANPGKFFYDNLMMGAQMMEQGRLFGVEKFVAIGTICSYPKFTPVPFKEDDLWNGYPEETNAPYGLAKKMLLVQSQAYRQQYGFNSIFLLPVNLYGPRDNFDPNTSHVIPALIRKCIEAVRNGEPEIVVWGTGEPTREFLYVEDAAEGILLAAERYNKSEPVNLGMGFEISIRDLVQRIALLTGFTGKIRWDPSKPDGQMRRMLDTTRAEKEFGFRAGLGIDEGLKRTIEWYRKNKAG, from the coding sequence ATGGGCTTTTGGGAAAATAAAAAAATCATCGTCACGGGCGGGGCGGGGTTTCTGGGATCCCGTATCGTTGAAAAATTAGCGGGCCGTGGCTGTCGAAAGGTCTTTGTGCCGCGAAGCGCCGACTGTGATCTTGTTCAACCCGAAAACGTCCGTCGTCTTTATCGGGAAGCGGACCCCAACATGGTGATTCACCTGGCCGCCAAGGTAGGCGGGATCGGAGCCAATCAGGCCAACCCGGGAAAATTTTTCTATGACAATCTCATGATGGGCGCTCAGATGATGGAACAGGGGCGCCTCTTCGGGGTGGAGAAATTCGTTGCGATCGGCACGATTTGTTCTTATCCCAAGTTCACTCCGGTTCCTTTTAAGGAGGACGACCTGTGGAACGGCTATCCCGAGGAAACCAACGCCCCGTACGGATTGGCCAAGAAGATGCTTCTGGTGCAGAGCCAGGCCTATCGGCAGCAATACGGATTCAATTCCATCTTTCTCCTGCCCGTCAACCTGTACGGCCCACGGGATAATTTTGACCCGAACACCTCCCATGTGATCCCCGCACTCATCCGAAAATGCATCGAAGCGGTTCGTAACGGGGAGCCGGAGATCGTGGTGTGGGGGACCGGCGAGCCGACCCGGGAGTTCCTCTATGTCGAGGACGCGGCGGAGGGTATTCTCCTGGCGGCCGAGCGGTACAACAAAAGCGAGCCGGTCAATCTGGGAATGGGTTTCGAGATTTCAATCCGGGATCTCGTTCAACGGATCGCTCTTCTGACCGGGTTTACGGGGAAGATCCGGTGGGATCCGTCGAAGCCGGACGGTCAGATGAGAAGGATGCTGGATACGACGCGGGCCGAAAAAGAATTTGGTTTCAGAGCCGGCCTCGGCATCGATGAAGGCTTAAAGCGGACGATTGAGTGGTATCGAAAAAATAAGGCGGGCTGA
- a CDS encoding glycosyltransferase family 1 protein: FQGPIINTVFDLSILLWPETHPENRRRYFEKYFYKRLPWAAHMITTSEATKSQMIEHLNIKPDKITVTYLGVDDSFAAVPAETARAVLSHYGLAYGSYILYVGTLEPRKNITAVLQAYAQLPKKIQSAYPLVLAGGKGWLMEDLDEEIKRHRIASSTILTGYVSKAHLPSLYSGATVFVYPSLYEGFGLPPLEAMACGAPVIASDVSSLPEVVGPAGVLVAPRDVKRLKDEMERVIEDSSHRALLSKLGLERSRQFTWEACARQTVDVYNRVLNTGG, from the coding sequence TTTCAAGGCCCGATCATTAATACCGTTTTTGATCTTTCCATCTTGCTTTGGCCTGAAACGCATCCGGAGAACCGAAGGCGGTATTTTGAGAAGTACTTTTACAAAAGGTTGCCCTGGGCGGCTCACATGATCACGACATCGGAAGCCACAAAAAGCCAAATGATCGAACATCTGAATATCAAACCCGATAAAATCACGGTCACCTACCTCGGAGTGGATGACAGTTTTGCCGCCGTGCCGGCGGAAACCGCCCGCGCCGTGCTTTCTCATTACGGTCTTGCGTACGGATCTTACATCTTGTACGTGGGAACGTTGGAACCCCGGAAGAATATAACGGCGGTTCTGCAAGCGTATGCGCAGTTGCCGAAAAAAATCCAATCCGCTTATCCCCTGGTTCTGGCGGGTGGGAAGGGTTGGCTGATGGAGGACCTCGACGAGGAAATCAAGCGGCATCGTATCGCATCGTCGACGATTCTCACAGGGTATGTTTCCAAAGCGCACCTCCCGTCGCTTTACAGCGGCGCGACTGTTTTTGTCTACCCCTCCCTGTATGAAGGATTCGGTCTTCCTCCCCTCGAAGCCATGGCCTGCGGCGCCCCCGTCATTGCATCGGATGTCTCGTCGCTTCCGGAAGTGGTCGGTCCGGCCGGGGTGTTGGTGGCGCCCCGGGACGTGAAAAGGCTTAAGGATGAAATGGAGCGCGTGATCGAGGATTCTTCTCATCGGGCCTTGTTGAGCAAACTCGGCTTGGAAAGGTCCCGGCAGTTTACCTGGGAAGCCTGCGCGAGGCAAACGGTGGACGTTTATAATCGTGTTCTGAACACGGGTGGATAA
- a CDS encoding glycosyltransferase, giving the protein MRVALIHDWLTVMRGGERCLEAFCDLFPEADLFTLLHFPGTVSAKIEKHRIVTSFIQRFPFNQQAYRYYLPFFPLAIESFNLSGYDLILSSSHCVAKGVRVRKGSCHVAYLYTPMRYIWDQHEAYFGEGRSGWPARKGMRLFRPWLQRWDAASNNDVHAFIASSRHVAERIRRCYGRTADVIPPPVDFRAFSSSRRDDGFYLMVTAFAPYKRVDLAVEAFNRLKQPLKIIGTGQDEKRLKSMAGPTVDFLGWKSDSDIRDAYAACRAVVFPGEEDFGIVPLEAMASGKPVIAYGRGGVLETVIPLQTPGAGARPSEAVHPTGLFFYDPTPQALMQAVRYFESHRDAFDPDRIREHVRMFDRQQFMEKIDRYIQETYGEFKKAQHA; this is encoded by the coding sequence ATGAGAGTTGCGCTGATACATGACTGGTTGACCGTGATGCGGGGAGGGGAGAGGTGTCTTGAGGCCTTTTGCGATTTGTTTCCTGAAGCGGATCTCTTTACGCTGTTGCATTTCCCCGGAACGGTCTCGGCCAAGATTGAGAAGCATCGCATTGTAACGAGTTTCATCCAACGTTTCCCGTTCAACCAACAAGCCTACCGTTACTATCTTCCTTTCTTTCCCCTGGCCATTGAATCTTTTAACCTTTCCGGATATGATTTGATCTTAAGCTCGAGCCACTGCGTGGCAAAAGGGGTTCGGGTTCGGAAAGGGTCCTGTCACGTTGCGTATCTCTATACTCCCATGCGTTACATTTGGGATCAGCACGAAGCTTATTTCGGGGAAGGTCGTTCCGGGTGGCCGGCGCGGAAGGGGATGCGGCTCTTTCGGCCCTGGCTTCAACGATGGGACGCGGCTTCCAATAACGATGTTCACGCTTTCATCGCAAGCTCCCGCCACGTGGCGGAACGAATTCGGCGTTGCTATGGAAGGACGGCGGATGTCATCCCTCCGCCCGTGGATTTTCGGGCCTTCTCATCCTCCCGTCGGGATGACGGATTCTATCTCATGGTGACGGCCTTCGCCCCCTATAAACGCGTGGATCTGGCCGTCGAGGCTTTTAACCGGTTAAAACAACCGCTCAAGATTATCGGAACGGGTCAGGATGAGAAACGCCTCAAGTCCATGGCCGGGCCGACCGTCGATTTTCTGGGTTGGAAATCGGACTCGGATATTCGGGACGCCTACGCCGCCTGTCGCGCCGTCGTTTTTCCGGGAGAAGAAGATTTTGGGATCGTTCCCTTGGAGGCCATGGCCAGCGGAAAACCGGTGATCGCCTACGGCAGGGGCGGCGTCCTGGAGACCGTGATTCCATTGCAAACGCCGGGAGCCGGAGCTCGTCCGTCGGAAGCCGTCCATCCCACGGGCCTGTTTTTTTATGATCCGACGCCCCAGGCTTTGATGCAAGCGGTGCGTTATTTTGAATCCCACCGGGACGCGTTCGATCCCGACCGCATCCGGGAACATGTAAGGATGTTCGATCGCCAACAGTTCATGGAAAAGATCGATCGGTATATCCAAGAGACGTACGGGGAATTTAAGAAGGCGCAGCATGCTTAG